One segment of Panthera uncia isolate 11264 chromosome A3 unlocalized genomic scaffold, Puncia_PCG_1.0 HiC_scaffold_12, whole genome shotgun sequence DNA contains the following:
- the CAPG gene encoding macrophage-capping protein, which yields MYTHLPQSGSPFPASVQDPGLHVWRVEKLKPVPVARENQGIFFSGDSYLVLHNGPEELSHLHLWIGQQSSRDEQGACAVLAVHLNTLLGERPVQHREVQGNESDLFMSYFPRGLKYQEGGVESAFHKTSPGATPAAIKKLYQVKGKKNIRATERPLSWDSFNTGDCFILDLGQNIFAWCGGKSNILERNKARDLALAIRDSERQGKAQVEIVTDGEEPAEMIQVLGPKPALKEGNPEEDLTADRTNAQAAALYKVSDATGQMNLTKVADSSPFALDLLLSDDCFVLDNGLCGKIYIWKGRKANEKERQAALQVAEDFISRMHYAPNTQVEILPQGRESPIFKQFFKDWK from the exons ATGTATACGCACCTCCCCCAGAG CGGCTCTCCGTTCCCAGCCTCGGTGCAGGATCCTGGCCTGCACGTATGGCGGGTGGAGAAGCTGAAGCCAGTGCCGGTGGCACGTGAGAATCAGGGCATCTTCTTCTCGGGGGACTCCTACCTAGTGCTGCACAACGGCCCGGAGGAGCTCTCCCACCTGCACCTGTGGATAG gccAGCAGTCATCCCGGGATGAGCAGGGGGCCTGTGCCGTGTTAGCCGTGCATCTCAACACCCTGCTCGGGGAGCGACCCGTGCAGCACCGAGAGGTGCAGGGCAATGAGTCCGACCTCTTCATGAGCTACTTCCCGCGTGGCCTCAAGTACCAG GAAGGTGGAGTGGAGTCAGCGTTTCACAAGACCTCTCCGGGGGCCACTCCAGCTGCCATCAAGAAACTGTACCAGGTGAAGGGGAAGAAGAACATCCGTGCCACCGAGCGGCCGCTGAGCTGGGACAGCTTCAACACCGGGGACTGCTTCATCCTGGACTTGGGCCAG AACATCTTCGCCTGGTGTGGTGGAAAATCCAACATCCTGGAGCGCAATAAGGCACGAGACCTTGCCCTGGCCATCAGGGACAGTGAACGACAGGGCAAGGCCCAGGTGGAGATTGTCACTGATGGGGAAGAGCCTGCTGAGATGATCCAG GTCCTGGGTCCCAAGCCTGCTCTGAAGGAGGGGAACCCTGAGGAAGACCTGACAGCTGACCGGACAAATGCCCAGGCCGCGGCTCTGTATAAG GTCTCCGACGCCACTGGACAGATGAACCTGACCAAGGTGGCCGACTCCAGTCCCTTTGCCCTCGATCTGCTGCTGTCTGATGACTGCTTCGTGCTGGACAATGGGCTCTGTGGCAAGATCTACATTTGGAAGG GGCGAAAAGCTAACGAGAAGGAGCGGCAGGCAGCTCTCCAGGTGGCAGAGGACTTCATCTCTCGCATGCACTATGCCCCCAACACTCAG GTGGAGATTCTGCCCCAGGGCCGCGAGAGTCCCATCTTCAAGCAATTCTTCAAGGACTGGAAATGA